In the genome of Carboxydothermus pertinax, the window ATTATCTTTTTAGACCCCTGGAAGGATGTCCAGGGAGCAGGATATCACGTAATTCAATCCCAAATTGCCATTGGCTCCGGAGGATTTTGGGGAAAAGGTCTTTTTCAGGGCAGTCAAAATCAGCTAAACTTTTTGCCAGAACAGCATACTGACTTTATCTTTTCGGTTTTAGGGGAAGAACTGGGTTTTATTGGGGCATCAGTACTGTTGGTATTGTTTTTGACACTTTTTTGGCAGCTTATTCGCATTGGGCAGCAGGCAAAAGACGTGTTGGGAATCTTACTAGTTGCCGGAGTAGTGGCCAAACTAGCTTTTCATATGTTTATTAATATCGGGATGACCAGTGGAATTATGCCAGTTACCGGCATCCCCCTTCCTTTTGTAAGCTATGGGGGTAGTGCTATGTGGTCCAATTTAATTTCCATAGGTATAGTTTTAAATGTTTATTTGCGCCGAAAAAAATTAACTTTTTAGTTAAATTAAAGGAAGTGTTTAAAAATTCAAAAAATAATCTTAACACCCTTTGGGGCATTCGCTATAATAAAAAAGGACATAACTTTTGAGGGGAAACTTTAGGGGGGGTAAAATGGCGGTTATTTATAAGGTAGGGGAAAAAATCTGGCAGGTAGATTTATTTGAACAGGGAGTGGCCGGTCGAACCTCTTCTTTTATTGTCGCTGGCAAAGCTAAGGTGGCACTGGTGGAAACTGGGCCGACACCTTCGGTAAAGCATATTTTAGAAGCTTTAGAAATTTTAGAAATTCCCCGGGAAAAAATTTCTTATGTTTTTGTCACCCATATTCATTTAGACCATGCCGGAGGAGCTGGGAACCTGCTGACTTATTTACCCCAGGCGGTTTTAGCGGTGCATCCCCGGGGAGCGCGGCACATGATTAACCCTGAAAAGCTGGAGGCAGCAGCCCGGGGAATATACGGCGAGCGGTTTGAACCGTTTTTTGAGAAAATTGTTCCAGTTCCTTCCGACCGGGTTCTGGAAACTACCGATGGCCAGGAGTTTGATTTGGGAGATCGAAATATTTTAGTTCTCCACACTTTAGGGCATGC includes:
- a CDS encoding MBL fold metallo-hydrolase codes for the protein MAVIYKVGEKIWQVDLFEQGVAGRTSSFIVAGKAKVALVETGPTPSVKHILEALEILEIPREKISYVFVTHIHLDHAGGAGNLLTYLPQAVLAVHPRGARHMINPEKLEAAARGIYGERFEPFFEKIVPVPSDRVLETTDGQEFDLGDRNILVLHTLGHARHHQVMIDSLTGGMFSGDAAGVLNSIIYRRQNKTFIYPSTPASEFEPEKMILELRRFLTLGLTKIYYTHFGVVEEPEKVLNYLIYEVEAYEKLGREVLAQKLGIEAVYEALKYRVYLEAAKKGIKLNEEIKESFELDLELNAGGIYHYLTK